One stretch of Asterias rubens chromosome 8, eAstRub1.3, whole genome shotgun sequence DNA includes these proteins:
- the LOC117293425 gene encoding kelch-like protein 5, protein MDDSTSSEGEKFCSLNHAERTFKKMQVYLQRKQLTDVILTAGGVRIPAHRLVLCAVSDYFAAMFTNDVVEATAGEVELRELDARALKACIQYIYTGEILLQEDTVENLLATACILQLSEVAEACCGYLVKQLHPSNCLGIRSFADSQGCPDLLKVAHNYTMEHFCEVTVNQEFLMMNAKDVCDLFASDDLNVPNEEIVYYALLSWANHNLPERRQHIAKIMEHIRLPLLSPQFLSDIIDNNTPFKGDEECQHLIFEAMKYHLLPERRPLLQSSRTRPRKSTVGTLYAVGGMDSTKGATSIEKYDLRTNAWTHIGNMSGRRLQFGVAVCQEKLFVVGGRDGLKTLNTVECYNPVGKSWSMLTPMGTHRHGLGVGMLEGPMYAVGGHDGWSYLSSVERYDPQSKQWSYVSSMSSPRSTVGVAVLDGKLYAAGGRDGSACLRTVEVYDPHINRWTMCSPMSKRRGGLGVAVCNGCLYAIGGHDTPSQQSSRQFDCVERYDPRSDVWCTVAPMSLCRDAVGVAVLGNRIFAVGGYDGQSYLNAVESYDPLSGEWNYLAPLNTGRAGACVVHVPIT, encoded by the exons ATGGACGATTCAACCAGCTCCGAAGGGGAGAAATTCTGTTCTCTCAACCACGCCGAGCGAACCTTTAAGAAGATGCAAGTCTACCTTCAGCGCAAACAGCTCACCGATGTCATCTTGACGGCGGGAGGCGTTCGCATTCCGGCACATCGGCTGGTCCTGTGTGCTGTCTCTGATTACTTTGCAGCGATGTTCACAAATGATGTGGTGGAGGCTACAGCTGGGGAGGTGGAGCTACGAGAGCTGGATGCAAGGGCATTGAAAGCATGCATCCAATACATATACACAG GAGAGATTTTACTCCAGGAGGACACTGTAGAGAATCTGCTGGCCACGGCATGCATCCTGCAGTTATCAGAAGTGGCAGAGGCCTGCTGTGGTTATCTCGTCAAGCAACTCCATCCATCCAACTGCCTGGGCATCAGATCCTTTGCAGACTCTCAGGGCTGCCCAGATCTACTCAAAGTTGCTCACAACTACACGATG GAGCATTTCTGTGAGGTGACTGTCAACCAGGAGTTTCTAATGATGAATGCTAAAGATGTGTGTGACCTCTTCGCTAGTGATGACCTCAATGTCCCTAATGAAGAGATAGTCTACTATGCCCTTCTCTCATGGGCTAATCACAACCTCCCTGAACGCCGTCAGCACATTGCCAAAATCATGGAACACATCAGACTGCCACTGCTCTCTCCACAG TTCCTGAGTGACATCATCGATAACAACACTCCCTTCAAAGGAGACGAGGAATGTCAGCATCTTATCTTCGAGGCCATGAAGTACCATCTCCTACCTGAACGGCGCCCTCTGCTGCAAAGCTCACGTACGAGACCACGTAAATCGACCGTTGGTACTCTGTATGCAGTTGGAGGAATGGACAGTACTAAAG GAGCCACGAGTATAGAGAAATATGATTTACGCACAAACGCCTGGACTCACATTGGCAATATGAGCGGACGAAGGCTGCAGTTCGGCGTGGCAGTCTGCCAGGAGAAGCTGTTTGTTGTTGGAGGCAGGGATGGACTGAAGACTCTCAACACTGTGGAGTGTTACAATCCAGTGGGCAAATCATGGAGTATGCTTACACCTATGGGAACGCACAGACATGGGCTGG GTGTGGGTATGCTTGAAGGGCCGATGTATGCCGTGGGAGGACATGATGGTTGGAGCTACTTGTCCTCTGTGGAGAGATACGATCCACAGAGTAAACAGTGGAGCTATGTGTCCTCAATGTCATCACCTAGAAGTACTGTAGGAGTAGCTGTCCTGGATGGCAA ACTGTATGCAGCAGGAGGGAGGGACGGGAGTGCGTGCCTTCGTACAGTGGAGGTATACGATCCACATATTAATCGCTGGACAATGTGCTCTCCTATGAGTAAACGACGTGGTGGGCTTGGGGTTGCTGTATGCAATGGCTGTCTATATGCCATAGGTGGACATGACACACCAAGTCAACAGTCGTCCAGACAGTTTGATTGCGTGGAAAG GTATGACCCCCGTTCCGATGTCTGGTGTACTGTTGCTCCTATGAGTCTGTGTCGAGACGCGGTGGGTGTGGCAGTTCTAGGGAATCGTATTTTCGCTGTCGGCGGTTACGATGGTCAGAGTTACCTCAATGCTGTCGAGAGCTACGACCCACTTTCTGGAGAGTGGAATTAC CTTGCTCCTTTAAATACTGGCAGAGCCGGTGCTTGTGTGGTGCATGTCCCCATCACATGA